CCGCCGTGGTGGTCAGCGACCCCCGCGCGCTGGACAATGCCCGCCGCGAGCTGGCAGATCTGGGCAATGCGGTAGCCTTCGACCCCGACCCGCTGCGCGCCGCCAAGGGGGCGCATGCCCTCGCCTTGCTGACCGAATGGAATGAGTATCGGGCGTTGGACTACCGGGCGATTCTTGCAGGCATGGAGAAGCCCGCTTTCCTTTTCGACGGCCGCAATATCCTGGATCACCGGGCCCTTTTCGATCTGGGATTTGAAGTCTATGCGATCGGGAAGACGCCCCTTTCGCACCTGTAGTCGGCGCGGGCTGCGACCGCGTGGCGGCGGTGTTATGGAGGTCGGACGCACTATCGAGATCCCTGCTTCCCGGCAGACGCCGCCGCCTGCTTCAGCCCCTTGTGCAACGCCACATGGATAACGATCCGGTAGGCGAGATTGTAGGGAATCGTGCACAGTTTCACCCGGCGGCAGGCGTGGAGCCAGTCGCGCGCGATTTCCCGCAGGCAGAGGTAGATCTGCCGCATGGCCCGGGGCTGCTGTCCGTACATGCGGTGGTAGGTTTCCCCGTGACGGACTTTTTTTCGGTATAACCCCTTCAGCGTGTAGTTGTGCGAATGCTCGACCTCCGAATCGAGCACCAATTTCAGGCGGGCACCCTGCTCGCGGATTGCCTTCGCCCAGGCGAGATCCTCCGCGTAACCGGATTCGGGGAACTTGATCCGGTTCCACCATGACCGGCGGAAGGCGCAGGCGACGGCCGAGAAGAAATCCTCGTTCTCTTCCTTGATGTTCTTCGGGTCGTACGCGCGGCGGTAGTCGTAGTCCACGATGAAGCGTGCATCCGGGCGCGCATGCTGTTTGCTCATCGTGGCATCAGCCGTTCCGTCCAGTAGCGGCCGCAGCAACCGTTCGAGCCAAAACTCGTTCAGCGGAATGGCATCGGCGTTGAGAAACACGATGAACTCCTCGCGGGTGCGCGCGATCATCTCGTTCAGCACCTTGCCCGGAACATACGCCGAAGGAGGGATTTCGGTGATCCGGTCGGGATTGAACTTCCGCACGGTCTCCAGGGTGCCGTCTTTCGATCCGGAGTCCACATTGTAGAGGGTCCATTCCCTCCAACTCTGGCTCGCCAGTCGTTCCAGCGCGGTGACGGCATATGGCATCTCGTCTTTCGAGCGCATGATAATCGCGACGACATCCCTATTCATTGGATGCTCCTTGTTGGATGTTGTTCTCAGGACGTGACATCTGGGCACCCCGGGGGCATCAACTGCCCCCCGGCGACTCGCCGGTAGACCTCTACCACCTTGCGGGCGGTCTCCCGCCAGTCGAAGGTGGCGGCGTAGGCGATGCCGCGCGCCGCCAGTCCGGCATCTTTCCGCCGTTGCAGCGCCCCTTCCAGCGCGCCGGCGATCGCGTCCACGTTCAACGGATCGAAGGTCGGCGCCAGGTCGGCCGCGATTTCCTTCATGGATGTGGTATTCGAGCAGATGACCGGCGCGCCACAGGCCATGGCCTCGACAATCGGAAAGCCGAAGCCCTCGAACAGCGACGGATAGGCCATGACCTCGCAAGCGGAGTAGAAACACGGGATATCCTCGAGCGGCACAAATCCGGTGAAAACCACATCGCGGGCGACCGGGCTGCGGGCGGCGTAGTCCTTGACCATGTCGGCGCCGTTCCAATCCGCGCCGGCCAGCACCAGCTTGAGGTCGGAGGGCTTGCGCGCCTTCATACGTTCGAATGCCTGAATCAGGCTCAGATGATTCTTGGCCGGGTGTTCCACCCGCGACACAAACACGACAAACGGCCCCTCCAGCTTGTAGCGCTCACGGAGGCGCATCCGCGCCTCGCCTCCGGCAACGGGGCGATAGTGCTGACGGTGAATACCGGGATAGATGACGGTGATCTTCTCCGCGGGATAGCCGATCAGATTGACCAGATCCCCGGCCGTGAAGCGGCTGACGGTGATGACGTGATCGGCGCGGCGGATCTGGGTCGGCACGATGCGGCGGTTGTAGAACATGCGGGCCGCGTCGTACTTGCCATCCAGATGGAGCGTAGCCAGATCGTGGACGGTCGCAACGACGCGCGTCCCTTTGAGTACGGGCAGACGGCGGTAACTGGGGATGTGGACCAGGTCGTAATGTTCCCGCTGGCTGCGGCCGGGCAGCGCCAGATTGTGCCATAGGATATTGGGAACCGGGCGGCCCAGGGCGTTCGAAAGAACGTGCTTGCGAAAGCGCGGGAAGCCGTCGCGGATCAGGGAGGCGTCCGAGGCAGGCAGGATCACGTCGTAGGTGTTGACCGCATCCGTTTCCTGCAGCGAATGCAGGAGATTGACGACGTACGAGGCCACGCCCGTGCGGCCGCCTTGGAGCACGCAAGCCGAAAAACCGATATTCATTTGGTGGCTCCCATCTCCTGTCGTCTCTCTATCGCCGCCTGGTAGATGGCGCCCACCTGGCGGGCGACGGCCGCCCAATCGTAGCGGCCGACCTCGCGCGCGGCCTGGTCTTTCAGCCGTTCGCGCAGCGGGGCATCGGCGTCCAGGCGGACAAGCCGCTCCAGCAGTCCATCCTCATCATCCTTTTCGAACAGCAGGATATCCTGTCCGTCATGCGAGAAGCCCGGAATGCCGCCCACGCGGCTGGCGATGACCGGCACACCGGCGGCCCAGGCTTCGAGAATAACGATGCCGAAGGGCTCATGCACGGTCGGCAGCACGAACACATCCGCCGCCTTGTAGGCGGCGGGCAGCAGTGGGTCATCGGGCGGAAAGCCGGGAATCACAAGCACCCGGTCCTGCAGGCCGGCCCGTCGAACCTCCTCCACAATCCGGTCCCGGTAAGCCTCGACGGTCACGGCCCCGATCAGCGCCAGTTTCCATTCGGGCCGCGTGGCGGCGAACCGCGCGAAGGCGCGCACAAGAAGCAGTTGGTTCTTCTGGTAATCAATACGCGAGACGCAAAGCGCCAGCTTCTCGCCCGGCCGCAACCCGGCATGCCGGCGGAACGCGGCGGCATTGGCCTTGCGGAAGAGATCCGTGCGGACGCCGTTGGGGACATAGTGCGCCTTGTCGCCGAAGCGCGCGCGCATCTGCTCGTGCTCGTCGCGCCCGACACAGAGAATGGCGTCGGCATCCTCCAGCACGCGCCGGGCACCAAGCAGCCAGCCAAACAGCTTGCCCCATTCGGGCTTGCCCCGGAACGGATCCTGCATCTGGCGCGACTGGTCATCCGGCAGCGTCAGATAGCCGCCGTGGATGCTGACGACATACGGGATCCTTCGCAGACGGGCCACGGTGCGGGCAATACCGCCCAGCCGGTGCTGGGCGTGGGCGTGAATCACGGTCAGCCCCCGCTCGCGCAGCAGGGCGTGGAACAGGCCGAAAGATAGAGGGCTCCCGCCCTTCAGGCGGAGTTTCGCGCGCGCCTCATCCCCCAGGAAAAGCCATGGAAAGACGTAGCGGAAGCGGTGAATGGGCACACCGTCGAACGGCTCCGTGCCCGGTTTGGCGAACATATCCGTGCAAAACACCGGGCTCTCCATGCCGCCGCTGATGAACGAGCGGGCCAGGTTGAAGACCACGCTCTCGGTGCCGCCCCACTTGGCGGGCACGAAGCGGCGCATGACATGGGCCACCTTGCCGGAGAACGGCGGCGTTTCCGCGCGCGAAGGGTTGACCGGCGGGGTCATGCCGCGCCTCCGATCGCGGCTGCATCGTCCGTAAAGCAGGCTTCCATGCGGGCGATCTTCAATGTCTGGCGGGCATTTCCCTGGAAGCCGGAACAGCGGAATCCGCCGGGCAGCGGCAACGCGCGCTTGCGTAGCGCGACCAGCGCGCCTAGACCGGCGCTATCGAGGAAACGAACGGCGGCCGCGTCCACAACCACCCCCGCCACATCGCCGTCCGCCGCCATCCGGTCCCATGCCGCTTCCAGCCCCGCCTTGAATTCGCCCGCATTGGCGGCGGTCAGCTCCGTCGGCAGGACGACGCGCAATCGCCGGTCCGTCTCGATGGAAACACCGCCTTTCCTGTCGGCCGCCTTCCAGGCGTTGAGCATATCGAGGGCCTCCGCCATATCATCGGCCAGATTGAGATAGCGATCCAGGCGCACGAAGCGCAACATACGCGCTAGCCGGGGATGCGATGCCACGACGCCCATCCATCGTTGCACGGAACGACAATGCCGGTGAATCTCCAGGATTTCGCCGAGTTCCCGGATATCCAGCCAGTCCCGGCCCGCAAGATCCACGACAAGCGGCAGACCGGAGGCCGCGTCGCAGGCGGCTCGAAAGGCCTTCGATGCCTCGGCGTCGGCGGAACCGGGGTAAACGACCCGGTGCGCGGAGGAGCTATCTGGCGCCACTACGGTCCGCGGTCCGGCGGAAGGCTTCGGGGTTGACGGAACGGGTCCATAGCGCAACCACAGGAGGCGCAAGATCGCGGAAAAGAAAAAGGCGATATTGGCGACATAGCGGCGGAACAACCTGGGCGGATCCGACAACATGCGCCACAGCCACTCCAGGGCGAGCTTCTGGACCCAGCGCGGCGCGCGCTTCTGCGCGCCGGCGAGGAAATCGAGCGACCCGCCGATCCCGATGGCCACTGGCACCTTCCATTGCCGGATGTGCATGTTGCACCACTTCTCCTGTTTGGGCCCGCCGAAGGCGACCAGGAGGATATCCGGGGTCGCCTCAGCGAGACGCGCCAGGATCCCGGGGTTGTCCATGTCAATGATATCCGCCTTGGGCGGCGAATAGAACCCGGCGATCCGCATGCCCGGATTCCGCGCCGCGAGCGTATCGAGGGCTTTTTTCGCAACGCCTTCCGCGCCGCCGAGACCGTAGAGCGAGAACCCTTCACGGGCGGCGAGCCCGGCAAACAGCGGCACCAGGTCGCTGCCGGTCACCCGTTCCTTCAGCGGGTACCCGAGAATACGGGACAGCCAGACAATGGGAATGCCGTCCGCCACGACCAGATCGGCATCCAGCAGGATGCGCTGCAATTCCGGATCCCGCCAGGCCTGCGTCACGAAGTCCATATTGGCCGTGGCAATGTAGGCGGGGCGGCGCGAGCGGACCCGCTGCCGCACCCATTCCACGGTATCCGCGAAGGAGACAT
The Lentisphaerota bacterium genome window above contains:
- a CDS encoding glycosyltransferase yields the protein MNRDVVAIIMRSKDEMPYAVTALERLASQSWREWTLYNVDSGSKDGTLETVRKFNPDRITEIPPSAYVPGKVLNEMIARTREEFIVFLNADAIPLNEFWLERLLRPLLDGTADATMSKQHARPDARFIVDYDYRRAYDPKNIKEENEDFFSAVACAFRRSWWNRIKFPESGYAEDLAWAKAIREQGARLKLVLDSEVEHSHNYTLKGLYRKKVRHGETYHRMYGQQPRAMRQIYLCLREIARDWLHACRRVKLCTIPYNLAYRIVIHVALHKGLKQAAASAGKQGSR
- a CDS encoding glycosyltransferase family 4 protein, translated to MNIGFSACVLQGGRTGVASYVVNLLHSLQETDAVNTYDVILPASDASLIRDGFPRFRKHVLSNALGRPVPNILWHNLALPGRSQREHYDLVHIPSYRRLPVLKGTRVVATVHDLATLHLDGKYDAARMFYNRRIVPTQIRRADHVITVSRFTAGDLVNLIGYPAEKITVIYPGIHRQHYRPVAGGEARMRLRERYKLEGPFVVFVSRVEHPAKNHLSLIQAFERMKARKPSDLKLVLAGADWNGADMVKDYAARSPVARDVVFTGFVPLEDIPCFYSACEVMAYPSLFEGFGFPIVEAMACGAPVICSNTTSMKEIAADLAPTFDPLNVDAIAGALEGALQRRKDAGLAARGIAYAATFDWRETARKVVEVYRRVAGGQLMPPGCPDVTS
- a CDS encoding glycosyltransferase family 4 protein produces the protein MTPPVNPSRAETPPFSGKVAHVMRRFVPAKWGGTESVVFNLARSFISGGMESPVFCTDMFAKPGTEPFDGVPIHRFRYVFPWLFLGDEARAKLRLKGGSPLSFGLFHALLRERGLTVIHAHAQHRLGGIARTVARLRRIPYVVSIHGGYLTLPDDQSRQMQDPFRGKPEWGKLFGWLLGARRVLEDADAILCVGRDEHEQMRARFGDKAHYVPNGVRTDLFRKANAAAFRRHAGLRPGEKLALCVSRIDYQKNQLLLVRAFARFAATRPEWKLALIGAVTVEAYRDRIVEEVRRAGLQDRVLVIPGFPPDDPLLPAAYKAADVFVLPTVHEPFGIVILEAWAAGVPVIASRVGGIPGFSHDGQDILLFEKDDEDGLLERLVRLDADAPLRERLKDQAAREVGRYDWAAVARQVGAIYQAAIERRQEMGATK
- a CDS encoding WecB/TagA/CpsF family glycosyltransferase → MSSFVVGNIVWYRCMKVNPERSPMPPPRFESEVNRYASPAVCSPPAVVILGLPFHNVSFADTVEWVRQRVRSRRPAYIATANMDFVTQAWRDPELQRILLDADLVVADGIPIVWLSRILGYPLKERVTGSDLVPLFAGLAAREGFSLYGLGGAEGVAKKALDTLAARNPGMRIAGFYSPPKADIIDMDNPGILARLAEATPDILLVAFGGPKQEKWCNMHIRQWKVPVAIGIGGSLDFLAGAQKRAPRWVQKLALEWLWRMLSDPPRLFRRYVANIAFFFSAILRLLWLRYGPVPSTPKPSAGPRTVVAPDSSSAHRVVYPGSADAEASKAFRAACDAASGLPLVVDLAGRDWLDIRELGEILEIHRHCRSVQRWMGVVASHPRLARMLRFVRLDRYLNLADDMAEALDMLNAWKAADRKGGVSIETDRRLRVVLPTELTAANAGEFKAGLEAAWDRMAADGDVAGVVVDAAAVRFLDSAGLGALVALRKRALPLPGGFRCSGFQGNARQTLKIARMEACFTDDAAAIGGAA